Genomic DNA from Haloplanus aerogenes:
CGCGGAGTCGTGGGCGGACTGGGTCGGCATCGTCGGCCACGTAGACACACCGGTCATCAATCGGTTTCAGCGGCAGAACGGCGTCGACGCCGACTTCTTCAGCGGCACGGGTACCGGCCCGGGCGAGCGCCTCGCCGAGGTCGGTCCGCGGTCCATGTTCTACGCGAAGCGGATGGTCGTCGTCGGCATCGCAGGCGAGGACGAACGCGTCGCCGCCGAGGCCGACTGGGAGTTCGTCCCGCTCTCGGAGGCCGCGGAGAAGGCCGACTGGGAGCTGAACGAGGAGTAAATTTTTATGACAAACCCGCCAAGTATGTGTTGAGCTACCATGGGTGTTAGAACCGCGTTCACACAGGCACGAATCGTCACACTCGGCGTCTTTTTCGCCGCCATCTGGCTCGTACTGACGATCCTACAGGTGTACGGCCGGATGGGACCGCTGTCGAGCGGTGGCGTCGGGCAGACGCCGATTTCGGGGCTCCTCGGCATCTTCGTGATGGGTGGAGTGCTGGCGCTCCTGCTCGTGCTCTACGGCGAATTGGGTGAGGAAGAACCGGCACCCGAACCGTGGGAGTGAGCGATGCAGTACGAGTGTAGCGAGTGCGGGCACTTCACTCGCCTCGGGCTCGTCGACAGCGAAGCCGTCGTCCAGACCTGTCCGGCCTGCGGGGAGTCCGCGCGGTTCGAACCGGCGTTCCAAGGGGAAGGGGTCTCCTTCTGAGCCTCACAATCGACCTGACGGAGCGGTTCGTCGCCGCCGCGGACGAGTGGGCCGAAGCCCGGCTGGAGGAGCGGGAAACCGCCCTCGAGACGAAAGCCGAACAGGCCCTGCTGGAGATCGAGTATCTCGTCTCCGGCCGGACGGAGGTGTCGTTCGACGTGGACGCCGAGGCCGGTCGGATCGACTACGCTCCGAGCGACGAACTCTCGCGGCTCCTGTCCGCGCAGGCCGACGACACCGGTCTCGACGAAGCGACCATCCTCCGACTCCACGTCGACCTCTTCGTCGGCGCCTTCCCCGGCGACGACGACCGGCCGCCGAACGCGCCGCCGGTCTGAGCGGCGGGCGACGAGCCATCCCGTCAGATCGGCGAAGGATTTAGTAGCCACGACGTGAAACCGTGATAGTGCATGACAAAGAAGGACCTCGACTGGCGCCCGAAGACGGGTAGTGGGACGTACAGGGGCAAAGAAGTCTGGGAGTACAACATCGCTCCGCACGAACTCAACGAGGGCGAAATCGACGGCGAGATCCGTGCCGAGGACATCAGCGGCTCCGACGATCTGGACTCGGTCATCGAAGACGTAGAGTAATCAGTTTTCAGTACAGCGGGAACGCGCGCTTGTCACGGGGCGGCACGTAGAAGTTCGCCCGCGACTGCACGTCGATGAAGTTGAGGATGCCGTTGTTCTCCCGGTCGGTGATCGCCGGACTATCGTCGCGCACGTACCAGCCGTTCATGGCGCGACGGGTCGCCCGGAAGTGCTGGAGTCGCTGCTGGAAGGAGAGGAAGTGAACTCCGGCGTGGTCGCCGTCGGTCGTGTTGAAGTCGCGGCGGAGGATGAGCGGCTTGCCGTCGCGTCGCACCTGCGCGACCTTCTCGTGGTGGCCAACGACATCGAACTCCCTGGCGTGGTCGCGGACGGCGTCGCTGAAGGGGACGTTGGACTCGAAGTTCGGGATGTCGGACGGGTCGAACTCCGGTGAGAACATCCGGGCGACGCGGCCGGCGTCGTCCAGTCCCTCCCACCACGTATCGAGATTCTGCGTCAGGTGGGCGGCGTGGAGCGTCGTGCCGCCCGCGAACTTGCCGTCCGGGATGGTCACGAAGTCCTCGCTCGCCTGCGTCCCCTGCCGATCCGAGAAAAAGCCCATGAAGGTGGGGTCGTCCTGCGAGAGGGCGCCGGCGGGGATGCCCTCGACGTCCGCGTGCTGCGCCGGGAGTCCCTCCCCGAGAAAGCCCGTCCGAACCTCCGCGATGGAGAACACGTCTCCGAGCGAGTGCTCGACCGGTTCGCCGTTCAGCGTCCCGCCGGCCCGCGAACGGAACATGGCGTTCTCGATGGCCGTCAACTGGGACGGAACGTCGCTTTCGAGGACCAGGACGGCGTCGAACTCGAGGAGGTCCGGGTTGTCCGTCCGCGAGAGCACCTGCGGTTTCGAGATGGGGGCCTCGGTCAGTTTGCCGAGTCGACGGAAGTAGGCGGTCCCCCAGCCGAGGACGTGAAAGACCCCCTCCGTACTCCAGTCGTAGGCCGCCTCGATGGTCCGCATGCCGCGCTCGACGGTTCGGGCGGCCTCGGTCGACGGGTCGACGTCGAGATTCAGAAACAGGAGGCGGCGGTAGCGTGCCTGGAGGTCGTTCCCGGCGGCGTTCGTGGGCAGGTACTCGGTCTGGGCGAACTGTCGGTTGGGGAGGTCGGCAGCGTGGGGGTTGGGCGGCAGGTCGGTCCCGCTGTCGCTGGCCGACTCGAGAAACTGCGCGCACCCGGAGAGGCCGATGGCGCCGGCGACCCCTCCGAGACGTGCGAGCGCCGACCGTCGGGATGTCATCGTCTTGCTCGTCCGAAGGCTGCGAAGATAATAAGCATCTCGCCAAGCCGGGCGAGCGGCCCTCGACGCACCGAACTGACCAGAGAGTATATGTCCCTGAGCGCCCCAATGAGAGACAACGAGGAAACTCATGCACCAGAGCTTCGGGGCCACGTATGGACCGCTCCCGATCCGTCTCGCCGTCCCGTTGTTACTCGTCGGTGCCGTCGTCGCAGCGTTCGTCGTCTACGATATGTACCGAACGTACGCGCCATCAGCCGACGGTGGAAACGATGGCTGAGGCAGAGTCGAACGAGCGGGAAGCCGTCACAGCGGCGGGGGGCGAGTCGGACCCGTCGACGCCCGCTCGCGTGCTCGGATACCTGCAGGGGACGACGTACGTGTTGGGCTCGCTACTCGTGCTAGCGCTGTTGGCGGTCGGCACCGTCGGAATCATCGCCGAAATCAAGGGGACCTGGCACTGGGCCATCCACCTCGAATCGACGGTCAGCTACATCGGCGTGTTCGTCGCGGGCGTCCTGCTCCTGTTACTCCCGACGGCAGCACTGTTGCTGATCGGACGGGTGATCGTCGATGAGTGATCTGCCGAGTCCGTCGAGGCTCTTTCGCGGCCTGACGCTCCTGTCGGTCGGTGGGCTCGTACTCGTCGTTCTCGGCGCCGCGACGGTGGCCATCCTCGCGGAGTTCGCCAAGACGTGGCGGTGGTACTTCCGGATGGAACAGGCGATGGCGCTGGCGACGCCGGTGACGCTCGTTCTCCTCGGCCTCTCGCTCGTCGGCCTGATCGGGGTCGTCGCCCTCGCCGACCGAACCTAGATCATCTGCGCGACGAGTTCGTCCTCGAACTCGAGGACGCCCTCGTAGATGTACGCGACAGCGACGTACAGCCGACTATCCGTCTCTTGCCGAAGGTCGGTGGTGAACGGGTCCACCCACGTCAGCGCGTGTTCGTCGAGGAAGACGCGTTCGAAGCCGACCGCCACCTCGGCACCACGGCGTTGCCGGTCGATCAGGTTGCGGAGGAAGGCGAGTTCGACGGCGACGAAGTCGTTCTCCTCCGGGTACTCCTCCGGCGGCGCCCAGCCGGCGGCGCTGTAACTCGCCTCCAGTTCGGCCAGCCCCTCGCCGAGGTAGTCGGCGTCCTCGCGGTAGTACGTCTCGTGGGCGACGACCGGCGGTCGCGGGCCGACGAGGAGCCGCGTGTACTCCTGTTCGAGTACTTCCTGTACGACGTCGAGGTCGTACTCCTGATGCTCGTCGATGAACGTGCGGAGTTCGTCGAACCCACGGTCGAGGGGTTCGTTCACCTCGCCCTCGGGGATTCGGATGTCGCCGGAGAGCAGCGTCTCGACGAACTCCTCGTCGGGCACGTCGTGGAGCGCTTCGATGAGGAAGTCGACGAGTTCGAGACGCGACTCGTAGAGGGCCTGTTCGTCCATCATCGACCCCCCTCCTCGAAGAGGAGATAGGCACGACAGTCGGCACAGTACTCGAAGATGCTGTGTTCGGCTTTGGGTGCGACGCCTTCGACCAGTTCACCGACCTCGCCCGCGATGTGTTCGGCGGTGCCTTCGCTGGCGAACGCCTTGCCACAGCGGACGCAGTTTCGCATCTCGCCCTCGTACACCGTCTCCCAGCGTTCCCCGTCGCGGTTCTCGGGGAGTTTCGAGAGGTCGAGGCCGTCGTGCATGGTGATGGCTATCTCGGGACACCCTTCCTCGCAGAGGCCGCAGTTGACGCAGTCCTCGTGGTTGAACTGGAGGTCGGCGTCGTCGGTCCGGCGGATGGCATCGGTCGGACACATCGTCGAGCAGGTGGGGGTGAGGTTGCAGGCGTCGGACACCTCCATCCAGCCGAAGTCCTTCAGGCCGCGGATCATCTCCCGTGGTGGGTCGACGTGTTCGAGGACGGCACGGACGCTCTCCAGCGTCCAGTCGTGGCTGTTGAAGGGCGGGTTCGGCTTGTCGTCTCGAACCGTGCCGGTCGCTTCGTGGTCGCCGGCCGGGACGGGCGTCGGATCGAGTTCGACGACGAACTGGGAGAGTTCCTCGACGAACGCCTTCGGCTCCTGTGGGTCGGGCGCGAGGAACGTGACGCGTTCGCCGAGGCCGAGGTCGGTCGTCGCCCGGTCGAGTCGGCGGACGAGTTCCGCCTTCGGATCGGGACCGGAGTGGAGGCAGGAGCCGCCACAGCCGACGATGGCCACGCCGTCGGCGCCCGCGGCGAGGGCGTGCATGACGTGTGCTTCACCGACCGTGTCGGTGCAGTTGACCCGGACGGGGAGGACGGGCGGGTAGCGCAGGTCGTCGTCCTCGCGGGCGAGGCGTCCGTAGCGCCGGAGAGCGTCGTCCGCCCGCTCGGAACAGACGAAGGCGACGACTGGCGTCTCGATGCCGTCGTTGCCGCGAAGCCCGCCGAGGAGACCGTCGTCCTCACCGGGGTCGAGGAGCGTCTCCACCTCGCGCGCGATGCGTTCGTTCGAGGGGTCGCGGAGGGTCGTCGCGCCGGTCGGACAGGCGCTCGTACACGCGCCGCAGTCCTGACAGGCCACGAGGTCGAACGACACCTCGTCGACGTGCGGCCGGTCGACGGCGCCGTGCGGACAGGCGTCGACACAGGCGTTACAGCCGGGCTGGCTCGACTCGCCGGCGGCGCACACGTCCATGTCGAGGTCGAGGTGTTTCGGTTTCTCGATGCCGCCGAGGAGGTCCTCGACGGCCGCGATGGTCGCCCCGTCGACCGGGCCGGTGTAGAGGCCGATCTGGCCGCTCTTTGCCGTGCCGGTCGCCGCGGGGAAGATCACCTGATCCGCCTCCAGCGTCCGCTCGACGCCGTCGAGGTCGATGGCATCGACCGGACAGCAGTCGGCCCACTCGCCGTCCGGGGCCGCCGGATCGATGTCCACGGGCGCGCGAGTCACCATCCCGTCCGGCCCCTCGTGGACGCAGTCCATACACGAGATGCAGTCCTCGGTGACCCGGGCGCGGAGTTCGACCTCGAAGTTCCCGTACTCGCCGACCACGTCGACGACGCGGCCGCGGGCGAGCGTCACGTCGTCGAGGTCGGCGTCGACGGCGTCGAAATCCTGCCCGTTGGCGATCAGCGTCACGTCGGCGGTGTCCGCGAGCGCCGCCGCCGTCTCGGGGTCGCCGACGACGGCGACAGCCTCGCCCGCGTCCCGGGAGACGGTCCGGGATATCGGTTCGTGGCCGAGACCCGTCCGACGGGCGTTGAGCAGGCGAGCGGTCTTGGCGGTGGCCGCGTCGCGGTCGTGAATCCACGCGGCCCCCTCGCGGTGGTCGACGAAGGCCGTCGCGTCGGGGTGAAGTCCCCGTTCTATCGCAACCTCCCGAATGGCGTCCTGACACCGCGGTTCGGGCGTGGTCACGAGGAGTTGGTCCAGATCGTACTCTTCGATGAGGTGGGCCATGGCCGGGAGGCCATCGTCACAGAGGTGTGAGGAACTCGCAACGACCTCGACGTCTCTGACGCCGTCTCGGACGCCTTCGAGATCGATGTCGCAAGTGTTTGCACAGGAACACACGAACGCGCCGACGTTCATACCAGTGGTAAATGCTACCATTCGTATAAGAGTTGCTGCGGGCTAACGGATTTCAGTTTCAAATGGGGGAGGGAGGAACGAAAGTCATTGAAATTAGGTCAACCTAAACACATTAATTTATATAATGTCGGTCCATTTGCCTATTATATGCGCGTGCGAGCGAATGACACGCGCATGTCGAGGGGACAACACACACCATGAGTACAGAACCAGTCTCGATAGACCTTGACAGGCGCTCGTTCATGAAGGCGAGCGCGTTGGCGGGCGCCGTCGCCCTTGGTGGTGGCGGTGCGGGTCAAGCGCTCGCCCAGACGGGTGAGGCGGAGGTATCGGCTGCTGACACAGAGGGAGAGCGTACGAAGACGATCTGTAATTACTGTTCTGTCGGTTGTGGGTTCCACGGTGAACGCGTCGGCGACTCCTTCGTCGGCATGGAACCGTGGGAGGACCACCCGATAAACCAAGGGTCGCTCTGTTCGAAGGGTGCTGGGATCTACGAGACCGAACACTCGGAGAAACGGGTTCGACACCCGATGGTTCGGGAGAACGGCGCTTGGCGAAAGCTGTCGTGGGATTCGGCCTACGACCGGCTGGCGACCGACATTCGTGCGCTGTGGCCGGATTCGAACGTCTCGCCGGATCAGGCCGTCGACGTAAGTGAGGAGGCCAGCCGCGAGAGCGTCATGCTCCTCGGGAGTGCCCACCACTCCAACGAGGAGTCCTACGCCATCCGAAAGCTCGCGGCGTTCATGGGCACGAACAACGTCGACCATCAGGCGCGGATCTGTCACTCCACGACGGTCGCGGGCCTCGCGAACACGTGGGGCTATGGGGCGATGACGAACACGCTGCAGGACTACCGCAACTACGACCTGCTGGTCGTCATCGGGCAGAACCCGGCGGAGGCCCACCCCATCGCGATGCAGCACATCCTCGAGGGGCAGAAACGTGGCGGGACGCTTCTGACGCTCGATCCGCGGTTCACGAAGACCGCGGCCCACGCCGACGAGTTCATGCGGTTCCGGCCCGGGACCGACGTGGCGCTGATGATGGGGATCATCAAGGAGCTCCGCGACGAGTACGGGCTGGCGTTGGACCCGGACGCGGACGATACGGGCCAGAACATGCTCACCGACCGCGTCCAGGGCTGGGAAGACATCGAGGACGACCTCGACAAGTACGACAAGGAGACCGTTTCAGAGATCACGTGGCTCTCGGTCGAAGAGATCGAGCGCCTCGCCGAGCTGTTCAACGAGAACCGCCCACACATCCAGATCGAGTGGGCGATGGGCGGCACCCAGCACAACAACGGGACCCAGAACATCCGGTCCTACGCCGCCGCGAGCCTCGCGTCAGGGAGTGCGGCCCGCAGTGGCGGTGGTCTCCAGGTCATGCGTGGCCACGCCAACGTCCAGGGGGCGACCGACCTCGCAGTCGCGAGCCACATCCTCCCGGGGTACTACGGGCTGTCACCCGGTGGCTGGTCGTGGTGGGCGGACGTCTGGGACATGAACCCGTACACGAGCGGGTCCACCTCGTTCGCGGACATGTACAACCGATTCGAGGTAATGCCGCCGGATAAGTACGTCCGGGCGACCGACGCGGAGGACCCCGACGAGTTCCCGGGAAGTAGTGGCGAGGGTCAGTACGGCCCCAACAATCCGGCGCCGAACTCGATGATGTTCCAGAGCGGGCTGACCGTCGCCCGCTGGTTCGAAGCCGCGCTCGATCAGGAGGATCGGATGCAGCAGACGCCGATCTACCAGCCCGATCAGGTGAAGATTGCCGTCTTCTGGGGTCACTCCTCGAACTCCATCAGCGAGATGGAGAAGATGAAAGAGGGGATGCAGAACCTCGACTTGCTCGTGGTCATCGACGTGTTCCCGTCGGTCGCGAGCGTCCTCCCCGACTTCGACGAGGGGCCGCCGGTGATGGTCCTCCCGGCGTCGAGTCAGTACGAGCACTACCGCTCGCTGACGAACACGCACCGCTCGATCCAGTGGTCGGAGCCGGTGCGTCCCCCGTCCCACAACTCGAAGCCCGACCTGCAGATCATGCAGGAACTGGCGGACCACCTCGGCTTCGGTGAACACTTCGACTGGGGAACTGGCCCGGAGATTCACAACGGGAAATCGAGCTACGAGAACGTCATCCGGGAGTTCAACCTCGGGACGAACACCATCGGATACCGCCAGACCCCGGAACGCCTCCAGCAACACCTCGAGTACGACTACGCGTTCTCCCACGAGACGCTCCAGGCCTCGGAAGGGTCGCCCGTCGAGGGCGAGTACTGGGGCCTCCCCTGGCCGTGCTGGGGTGAAGGACACCCCGGGACGCCGATCATCTGGAACGACGACATGAACCCCAACAACGGGGGACAGGACTTCCGGACGCGGTGGGGCGTCCAGGCACCGAGCCCCGAAGAGTGGGAGCAGATGAACACCGACAAGGAGTACCCGTTCCAGGCGACGATCGACGCCGTCGGGGACCGGTACGACAGCGTCGAGGACGCCCTCGACCTGACGCGAGCGCCGTACAACCCCGACTGGGCGTCGGCAGCCGACACGGCCAGCGACGGGCTGATCCACGGGATTCCGGAGTATCCGGGCTGGAAGACGACGCCACCGAAGAGCCTCGTCGATCCGACTCAGAGGACCCAGTCCGACGAACTCACCATCCCGCAGCAACACGCGCTCGACAACCAGCGGTCGGTGTACACCGCCGCGCAGGCGCTCAACAACCCGAACACCGGGAGCCCCGAGTTCGACCAGTACATCTCGGAGACCCAGAACATCGACCCGGCGTTCTACGAACAGTACGACTACAGGCAGCCCGACGCGCCGACGGGGCGCGGACGGGCGCGTGCCGTCGTCTGGAACTTCATCGACACGACGCCGGTGCACCGCGAACCGCTGGAGAGCCCGCATCCGGAACTCGTCGAGGAGTGGCCGGCGAACGGCCAGCAACGGAACTTCTACCGCCTCGACCAGAACAACGCGGTAGAACAGGAGAAGGCGATGCAGATCATCCACGGCGACGGCGACGGGCCGGCGCTCGACACCATCATGACGACGGGCCGGCAGGTCGAACACCAGGGCGGCGGCTCGGAGACACGGAGCAACATCCACACCGCCGACCTTCAGCCGCACATGTACGCCGAGATTACGCCGAACAAGGCCGAGAACCTCGGCGTCGACGGGGGTGATCTGATCGTCATCTCCTCGACCGACCGCGGATCGGTCCTCGTGAAAGCGAGGGTGACCGACCGGCCGAACGACGACGAGGTGTTCCTGCCATTCCACTGGGGTGGCGTCTTCAAGGGACAGAGCCTGGAGGACAAGTACCCGCCAGGCACCGTTCCGTACGCCATCGGCGACTCGGCGAACGCCATCACGTCGCGAGGCTACGACGTCGAGACCCAGATGCAGGAGACAAAAGTGTCGATGGTGGCGATCCGCCCGGCCACACAGAGCCTCCTCGAGGAACTCAATATGGACGTCGACCTCGAGTTCCCGCAGGACCGTGACGGTATCGGCCAGCAGAAAGACTTCGATGTCCGTGATCACAACACGGTCCAATAGGAGGTGGTGAATATGTCAAGCAACAAAGAGATAATGCGGCAGGGGGTCATCAGCACTGGGGGCGAAGACACCCGGATCTTCCCCGACGTAGAGGCCTGTATCGACTGTGGCGGGTGTGTCGTGGCCTGCAAACGCACGTGGGACTCGTCGGTCGACGAACAGCGAATCAGCATCTCGACGATGCTGGAGGGCCAAGAAGGCGCGCAGGGGCTGAACGCCCACAGCGCGAGGGCCCTCGGACAGGGCGAGTCGCCCGGCGAGACAGCAGTTCCGATGCAGTGTTACCACTGCGAGAACGCGCCGTGTGTGTCCGTCTGTCCGACCGACTCGCTGATGAAACAGGAAGACGGCTTCGTGCAGGTGCGCGACGACCTCTGTGTCGGCTGTCAGTACTGCCTGTCGGCGTGTCCGTTCGGGGCGCCGCAGTTCCCCGACTCCGACGACGCGTCGGCGCAGCTGTTCGGCACCGGCGGGACGATGGACAAGTGTACCATGTGCGAGGAACGGCAGGACGTCGGCAAGGGGCCGGCGTGCGCCGAGGAGTGCGCGACGGACGCGATTCTCGTCGGCAACGCCGAGGAGATTTCGTCCGAACTGGAGCGTCGTGACAGTGGCACGTTCTTCAACGACGTCGCCATGGAGATCATCTTCGGTGAAGAGGAGGCACAGGTGTTCTAAATGAGCTACCAAGAAGACCTTCCGGAAACCAGCGGTTACAGCAAAGTTTCGGTGGTGATCAGCGCCATCGTCGGCATCGTCCTCGCCGTCGTCGCCGTCTGGTGGGCCGCCGGAACGGCCGTCTTCTACGAGGGCCTGTTCCGCGTCGCGCCGACGGTCGAGGGTGGCGGCATCGGGGCCGACTGGGTCGCCGGCAACACGGTGCCGTGGCTTGACTTCCTCGTGGCCGTCGTCCACGCGGCGGACGTGATCATGGGGCTGTTCATCCTCCTGATGGTGTTCATCCACTGGGCGGCGTTCCGTCGCCTCGCGGGGCAGATGCAGGGCCCCGACGAAGGGAGTCAACAGGCCGTCGCGACCGACGGAGGTGAGACCGAATGACGAGTCTCGACCACGGTAAGTTCACGCGGGTCACGACGACGTTCCACTCGTTGCTGGCCCTCGACGTGTTCGCCCTGTTCTTCACGGGGTACAGCCTGACGTTCAACGACGAACTCTGGTGGCTGCTGTCGCTGATGGGTGGGCCGGAGAGCGTCACCGCGCTCCACCGCGCCGCCGGCTTCGGGCTCATCGCCCTCATCGGCTTCTGGGCCACACTCATGGTCACGAGCGAAACCGGCCGGAGCAACTTCCAGGATGTCATGCCCACCGGCGAAGACATCAAGGCGTTCATCCAGGACGTGCAGTTCGCCCTCGGGAACGCCGACGAGCGTCACCCGGCCGCAAAACAGTTCGCCGGCGGCGACACCGACGACGTCCCACTGCTCTCCTACATCGGCAAGGGCGTCGTGTTCATCTTCGCGGTCGAACTGTTCCTGCTGACGGTCAGCGGACTGCTCATCTGGAGCAAGACCGGCCTGATGCAGTACTTCAACACGAAGACGGCCGCGATGGGCTTCGTGATCTTCCACGGCCTGCTGGGCGTCATCATGCTGATGGGGGTCATGTTCCACATCTTCGAACACGGGTTCCACCCCGCCTTCTACCCGGTCGAACCGAAGGCGTTCATCCCCCGAGAGCTGATCCCGGAGACCCACGCCGACGGCGGGATCAGTGATCTCAGCCTCGCTCCGTCGTGGAGCACGGTGAGCACGGTCATGGGTGTGCTCACCGTCGTCGGTATCGTCAGCGTCATGGTCGGCTCCATCTTCGACGAGGGGTATCCGGTGCCACGCGAACTGACGGTGGGCGGGGGGCCAGAGAGCCTCCTGCTCACCATCGGCATCAACGCCGGCATCTTCGTGTTGTTCGTCGGCCTCGTCCTCTCGATGTACGGTAACCTCCTGCGCGTGCGGTGGGAGCGCCGACTCGAAGAGGACCGTCGCCAGCCGGCGGCGACCGACGGCGGTCACCCCGACGACGACTGACCGGCGAACCGTCCCCTCCTCCCGAATCGTTTTATCTCGCGGCGCCGACCTATGAACGAGATGTCACGGAAGGCCATCCTCGCCCTCCTGCTCGCCGCCCTCACGCTCACTGCCGGCTGTTCTTTCCTCGCGCCGAACCCCGAGAGCTACTCCAGCACCTACGACTACAGCGTGGGCGTCGACGCGACAGGCACGCTGGAGGACGTGACGATTCGCGTCCCGCTTCCGCAGGTCGACGGCGAGACAGTCGTCGACGCGGACGTCGTCGCGCCCAACGGCACGGTCGAGGCGTTCGACGCGACAGTCGTGGAAACGGCGTACGGCCCGATGCTCGAACTCACCGCCGACGAGTTCGTCGTCGAGACGCGTTACTACCGGTTCGTCGAGGAGGACGGCCTGGGGCGCCGCGAGGAGATCTCCGAATCCGAGTACGACCCCTCGAATCCGAACCACCAGAGGGTCGACCAGCGGACGGTGCGCGTACACGTCACGCAGGAGGCGACCTACCCCATCGAGACGCGGACCCCCGTGGGTGAGTCGCCGACGTTCTACCCGGCGGCGACACGCGAACTCGCGGACTGCCGGGTTCCGTATCAGGACGAAACGGCGTGTTTCGACTACGACGCCCCCGTCTACCTCTCGTACGACGCGCCCGCAGACGCACGAGTCAGCGGCAGTATCATGCTCACCGGGTCGAACGAGTGGTTCGCCGGCGGGTGGACCGGCAACAGCTACACCGACCACGTGACCTTCCGCGTAACCGGTCCCCGTGACGGCTGGATCGTCGCCAACGGAACGACCGAGACCGGTCGGGGCAACTACCCCTCACCCGAGCCCTAGGCCGACAGCAACTCGGCGCCCTCGGCCGACAGTTCGACCGTCACGTCCTGCCGGGTCTGCTCGCTCATCTGGTCGATGTTGCGCGTGAGGACTTCGAGGATATCCTTCGGTTCGGGGTAGACGAGGAAGTTGCCGTCGTCGTCCTCCATCACCAGTTGCGTATCGGAGAGGGAGATCTGATCCCCCTCGATGCTGGCGACGACGACCGGGAGCGCCTCGGCGCCGCCGGGGTCGCCCTCCGTGACCATCGTGATGTGGAGTTCGTCGAGGCCGATGAGGTCCTTGTACTCCCGGACGCGACGCGCACAGCGGACCATATCACGCGTCACGGCCGTCTTCTGCTCGTTGCCGTGTTCCCCTTCGTGGCAGAGCTTGCACACCCGGAGTTCCATGCGCATAGTACA
This window encodes:
- a CDS encoding cytochrome b/b6 domain-containing protein codes for the protein MTSLDHGKFTRVTTTFHSLLALDVFALFFTGYSLTFNDELWWLLSLMGGPESVTALHRAAGFGLIALIGFWATLMVTSETGRSNFQDVMPTGEDIKAFIQDVQFALGNADERHPAAKQFAGGDTDDVPLLSYIGKGVVFIFAVELFLLTVSGLLIWSKTGLMQYFNTKTAAMGFVIFHGLLGVIMLMGVMFHIFEHGFHPAFYPVEPKAFIPRELIPETHADGGISDLSLAPSWSTVSTVMGVLTVVGIVSVMVGSIFDEGYPVPRELTVGGGPESLLLTIGINAGIFVLFVGLVLSMYGNLLRVRWERRLEEDRRQPAATDGGHPDDD